One window of Chamaesiphon minutus PCC 6605 genomic DNA carries:
- a CDS encoding glucose-1-phosphate adenylyltransferase encodes MKQVLAIVLGGGAGTRLYPLTKLRAKPAVPLAGKYRLIDIPVSNCINSEIFKIYVLTQFNSASLNRHLARAYNFSGFSDGFVEVLAAQQTKDNPDWFQGTADAVRQYLSIVEEWDVEEVVILSGDHLYRMDYRLFVQRHRDTNADITLSVVPIGEKNASEFGLMKIDPSGRVVEFSEKPKGDALKHMRVDTTKLGLNAEQAAEKPYIASMGIYVFKKQVLVDLLKKSLGQTDFGKEIIPGAAATHNIQAFLFDGYWEDIGTIESFYDANLALTQQPTPPFSFYDEKAPIYTRSRYLPPTKLLDSHITESMIGEGCIIKQCRIHHSVLGVRSRVMDGCTIEDSLLMGADFYEPAPERKTQAETGGVPIGIGANTTIRRAIIDKNARIGSDVTIVNKEGVEEAQREELGFYIRSGIVVVLKNATIPNGMTI; translated from the coding sequence GTGAAACAAGTTTTAGCGATCGTTTTAGGTGGTGGTGCAGGCACCAGGTTATATCCCCTCACCAAACTGCGGGCGAAACCTGCGGTGCCGTTGGCAGGTAAGTATCGGTTGATTGATATTCCAGTCAGTAACTGTATCAACTCCGAGATTTTTAAAATCTACGTACTCACCCAATTTAACTCCGCTTCTCTCAATCGGCACTTAGCACGCGCCTACAACTTTTCGGGATTTAGCGACGGATTTGTAGAAGTACTCGCGGCGCAACAAACAAAGGATAATCCCGACTGGTTCCAAGGGACAGCCGATGCAGTGCGTCAGTATTTATCGATCGTCGAAGAATGGGATGTCGAAGAAGTAGTGATCCTGTCGGGAGATCACCTCTATCGGATGGATTATCGGTTATTTGTCCAACGCCACCGCGATACCAATGCCGATATTACCCTATCGGTAGTCCCGATCGGCGAGAAAAATGCTTCGGAATTTGGCTTGATGAAAATCGATCCATCGGGACGCGTTGTCGAATTTAGCGAAAAGCCCAAAGGTGACGCGCTCAAGCACATGCGCGTAGATACCACCAAATTGGGTCTCAATGCCGAACAAGCTGCCGAGAAGCCTTATATTGCCTCGATGGGGATTTATGTATTTAAGAAGCAAGTCCTCGTAGATCTCCTCAAAAAATCGCTCGGACAAACCGATTTTGGGAAAGAAATCATTCCGGGTGCGGCGGCTACTCACAATATTCAAGCCTTCCTATTTGACGGATACTGGGAAGATATCGGAACGATCGAATCTTTCTATGATGCCAACCTCGCGCTCACCCAACAACCGACACCCCCATTTAGCTTTTACGACGAAAAGGCGCCGATTTATACCCGCTCGCGTTATCTCCCACCCACGAAATTATTAGATTCTCACATCACCGAATCGATGATCGGTGAAGGATGTATCATCAAACAATGTCGGATTCACCACTCAGTACTGGGCGTGCGATCGCGAGTGATGGATGGTTGCACGATCGAAGATTCGCTACTAATGGGTGCTGACTTTTACGAACCCGCACCAGAGCGCAAAACTCAAGCTGAGACTGGTGGCGTCCCGATCGGGATCGGTGCCAATACAACGATTCGGCGAGCCATCATCGATAAAAATGCTCGGATCGGCTCCGATGTGACGATCGTTAATAAAGAAGGTGTCGAAGAAGCCCAGCGCGAAGAACTAGGTTTCTACATTCGCAGCGGCATCGTCGTCGTCCTCAAAAATGCCACGATTCCAAATGGGATGACAATCTAG
- a CDS encoding NAD(P)/FAD-dependent oxidoreductase: MTSVTRICILGGGFGGLYTALRANQLAWEPGQKPEITLIDRHPNFVFTPLLYELITGEMQGWEIAPPFAELLKGTDIRFVQGSVKQIDSEQKTVRLEDDTEIAYDRLVLSLGSETPADSVPGVAEHAIAFRSLEDAYKLDTKLRLLEASNAERIRVAIVGAGYTGVEIACKLADRLKERGRIRLIQSRDTILPNALEFNRNAALKALERRGIWVDLETNVSEITADTIGLIYKGVTDTIPVEIVMWTVGNQVSPAIDRFGLPANAEGKLTVTETLQVTENPDIFALGDAAAILAPHGVAIPTNAQVAFQQSDFVAWNVWSSLTNRPLLPFHYTNLGEMLTLGDDNAALSSMGIQLDGPLAYLARRLVYLYRLPTIEHQLKVGLNWLTQPLVKMLS; this comes from the coding sequence ATGACTTCAGTAACGCGTATCTGTATCCTCGGTGGGGGATTTGGTGGTTTGTATACTGCCTTAAGAGCGAACCAACTGGCTTGGGAACCCGGACAAAAGCCAGAAATTACCCTGATCGATCGTCATCCTAACTTTGTATTTACGCCCCTGCTCTACGAACTAATTACCGGGGAAATGCAAGGATGGGAGATCGCGCCGCCGTTTGCCGAACTCTTGAAAGGGACAGATATTCGCTTCGTGCAAGGCTCTGTCAAACAGATCGATTCAGAGCAAAAAACTGTCAGGTTAGAAGATGACACCGAGATTGCTTACGATCGATTGGTACTGTCTCTAGGCAGCGAAACTCCTGCCGATAGCGTCCCTGGCGTTGCCGAACATGCGATCGCTTTTCGCTCTTTAGAAGATGCTTACAAATTAGATACAAAATTACGTTTATTAGAAGCTTCTAATGCCGAACGCATTCGGGTGGCGATCGTCGGAGCTGGTTATACAGGTGTTGAAATAGCCTGCAAACTCGCCGACAGGCTCAAAGAACGCGGACGTATTCGCCTGATTCAATCGCGAGATACAATCTTACCAAACGCTCTCGAATTTAACCGGAATGCCGCTCTCAAAGCCTTAGAACGGCGGGGAATCTGGGTAGACTTAGAAACTAATGTTTCCGAGATTACTGCCGATACAATCGGGCTAATTTATAAGGGTGTGACCGATACTATCCCCGTCGAAATCGTGATGTGGACGGTGGGCAATCAGGTGAGTCCGGCGATCGATCGATTCGGACTACCAGCGAATGCTGAGGGTAAACTTACGGTTACCGAAACGCTACAAGTAACAGAAAATCCCGACATCTTTGCATTAGGGGATGCCGCAGCGATCCTCGCTCCTCATGGTGTAGCGATTCCGACTAATGCTCAAGTAGCCTTCCAGCAATCTGATTTTGTTGCGTGGAATGTGTGGTCGTCCCTAACCAATCGACCGCTACTGCCATTTCATTATACCAACCTCGGTGAAATGCTGACCTTGGGCGATGATAATGCAGCTTTATCTAGCATGGGAATTCAATTAGATGGCCCACTGGCCTATCTCGCACGGCGGCTTGTCTATCTCTATCGTCTCCCCACCATCGAACACCAACTCAAAGTTGGGTTGAATTGGTTAACGCAGCCGTTGGTGAAGATGTTGAGTTAG
- a CDS encoding Vat family streptogramin A O-acetyltransferase produces MVTGANPQHKHPMKGFPQICFIKNTVSNPNIIIGDYTYYDDLEDSENFERNVLYHYPFIGDRLIIGKFCALATGIKFIMNGANHKIDGFSTYPFQIFGNGWEKVMPRSGELPYKGDTIVGNDVWIGYEATIMPGVKIGDGAIIAAKSVVVGDVAPYTIVGGHPAKCIRQRFDDETISTLLEVAWWNWEIDKITRNLEQIVAADINALINCE; encoded by the coding sequence ATCGTGACAGGAGCCAATCCCCAACATAAGCATCCAATGAAGGGATTTCCCCAAATTTGCTTCATTAAAAACACCGTATCGAATCCCAATATTATTATCGGCGACTATACATATTATGACGATCTAGAAGATTCAGAAAATTTTGAGCGCAACGTTCTTTATCATTATCCCTTTATCGGCGATCGCTTAATTATCGGAAAGTTTTGTGCTCTGGCAACAGGTATCAAATTCATTATGAATGGGGCGAATCATAAAATAGATGGGTTTTCAACTTATCCATTTCAAATCTTCGGCAATGGTTGGGAAAAAGTCATGCCGAGATCGGGAGAACTGCCGTATAAAGGAGATACGATCGTCGGTAATGATGTGTGGATTGGCTATGAAGCGACGATAATGCCAGGAGTAAAAATCGGCGATGGAGCGATTATTGCTGCCAAATCAGTCGTCGTGGGTGATGTTGCTCCCTACACGATCGTCGGTGGCCATCCAGCTAAATGTATTCGGCAACGTTTTGATGATGAGACGATCTCCACATTACTAGAAGTCGCTTGGTGGAATTGGGAAATCGATAAAATTACACGTAATCTAGAACAGATTGTCGCGGCAGATATTAATGCTTTAATAAATTGTGAATAG
- a CDS encoding ISAs1 family transposase: MKLKPKHSIAEHFDDIEDIRIERGKKHKLIDIITISICAVVCGADGWIDIEMYGIARKKWLEKFLELPNGIPSHDTFARVFSQINPDEFNKSFLSWIKGISKITAGEIIAFDGKQSRNSGDEKNGQGVINTVSAWAASNRLVLGQKKVEGKSNEITALPELIQILDLAGCIVTIDAMGCQREIVKKIVEKDADYVIAVKKNQPTLYKQVKQLFKQAIETQGKDLNLSSFNSREMNRGREEIRNYLMITDVAEQIDPLQKWKKLTSIGMVESVRVVGGKTSVETRYFISSLESDAQKLAEGIRSHWSIENSLHWVLDVAFKEDDSRIRKDNAPANFAILRHIAVNIISENKSRKLSVRSKRFLATLDEEYSTELLEAIL, from the coding sequence ATGAAGCTGAAGCCTAAGCATAGTATCGCAGAACACTTTGACGACATAGAAGACATTAGGATTGAACGTGGAAAAAAACATAAACTAATCGACATCATCACGATCTCCATTTGTGCTGTAGTATGTGGGGCGGACGGATGGATAGATATAGAAATGTATGGTATAGCCAGAAAAAAATGGTTAGAAAAGTTCCTAGAACTACCGAATGGAATCCCATCTCATGATACATTTGCTAGAGTATTTTCACAAATTAATCCTGATGAATTTAATAAATCATTCCTGAGTTGGATTAAAGGAATAAGTAAAATAACCGCAGGAGAAATAATTGCCTTTGATGGAAAACAATCTCGAAACTCAGGAGATGAAAAGAATGGTCAAGGTGTAATTAATACAGTCAGTGCCTGGGCTGCAAGTAATAGATTAGTATTAGGTCAAAAGAAAGTAGAAGGAAAATCTAATGAAATCACAGCACTTCCCGAACTGATTCAAATCTTGGATTTAGCAGGATGTATCGTTACCATCGACGCAATGGGATGTCAAAGAGAAATAGTCAAAAAAATCGTCGAAAAAGATGCAGATTATGTAATTGCTGTAAAAAAGAATCAACCGACCTTGTACAAACAAGTAAAGCAGCTATTTAAACAAGCAATTGAAACTCAGGGAAAAGACCTCAACCTGAGTAGCTTCAACAGTAGAGAGATGAATAGAGGTAGAGAAGAAATTCGTAATTATTTAATGATAACAGATGTTGCGGAGCAAATAGATCCACTGCAAAAATGGAAAAAGTTAACTAGTATTGGCATGGTAGAATCAGTTCGAGTTGTCGGCGGAAAGACGAGTGTAGAAACTCGTTATTTTATCAGTAGTCTAGAGAGCGATGCTCAAAAATTAGCAGAGGGAATTAGAAGTCATTGGTCGATAGAAAATTCTCTTCACTGGGTGCTTGATGTTGCTTTTAAAGAAGATGATAGTCGAATTAGGAAAGATAATGCTCCAGCTAATTTTGCGATTTTACGACATATAGCAGTTAACATAATTAGTGAAAATAAAAGTCGAAAGTTAAGTGTTAGAAGTAAGAGATTCTTGGCGACACTTGACGAAGAATATTCAACTGAACTTTTAGAAGCTATTTTGTAA
- a CDS encoding Coq4 family protein, with the protein MTLMDAFNAGLPFNRKNSQHSHFQMVMIFKSFIAMLVGDNSLKTVGEMSDALLETPAFDLAAQQLKRNPACAELIRDRYIPANYDIDKLLTYPQDSLGYIYASAIKGSGFDPNLHIGMSAASDAQYVELRLSQTHDIWHVITGFDTSPSGEIGLQAVHLAQFPYPLATMLIANSLMSSTLLYPEVLPSLLNAIAQGWQMGETAGVLFAQKWEHAWDKPLAQWQAELNIQPI; encoded by the coding sequence ATGACATTAATGGATGCTTTCAATGCAGGTTTACCTTTTAACCGTAAAAATTCACAACACAGCCATTTCCAAATGGTAATGATTTTTAAGTCTTTTATTGCCATGCTCGTAGGCGACAACAGCCTGAAAACGGTAGGCGAGATGTCCGATGCATTGTTAGAAACCCCCGCATTTGACTTGGCGGCTCAGCAATTAAAGCGCAATCCGGCTTGCGCCGAACTGATTCGCGATCGCTATATTCCCGCCAACTACGACATCGATAAACTTCTCACCTATCCTCAAGATTCGCTAGGCTATATCTATGCTTCAGCCATCAAAGGATCGGGGTTCGATCCCAATTTACATATCGGGATGAGTGCCGCCTCCGATGCTCAATATGTAGAACTGCGCCTGAGTCAGACTCACGATATTTGGCATGTCATTACCGGATTCGACACTTCGCCGAGCGGTGAAATTGGCTTGCAGGCAGTTCATTTGGCGCAGTTCCCCTACCCCTTAGCCACAATGCTGATTGCCAATAGTTTGATGTCTAGTACCTTGTTATATCCTGAAGTATTGCCATCCTTGCTTAATGCGATCGCGCAAGGATGGCAGATGGGCGAAACGGCTGGGGTATTATTCGCCCAAAAGTGGGAACACGCATGGGATAAGCCATTGGCTCAATGGCAAGCGGAGTTAAATATTCAACCGATCTAG
- a CDS encoding TetR/AcrR family transcriptional regulator has product MATNSAKSSGMRRQPRQVRSQERVSQILDVAEQLFIDKGYNDTTTNAIAAGAKVPIGSLYQFFPDKGAIVGALAMRYTDRLHHRFMELDPAEMANLSLAAYVDRIVDTTAQFFADYPGYHSIFMQVQGTIPELEAIENAADTQLIEDLAASLSRYHSGLATADYEAIAFTLVKAIGTLLWLSLSQEQIFQQRLVTETKRLMLSYLQSYFAMD; this is encoded by the coding sequence ATGGCTACAAATTCAGCAAAATCGTCGGGAATGCGGCGACAACCACGACAGGTACGGAGTCAAGAGCGAGTGAGTCAGATCTTGGATGTGGCGGAACAGTTATTTATTGACAAGGGTTACAATGACACTACGACTAATGCGATCGCCGCTGGTGCCAAAGTACCCATCGGATCGCTGTATCAGTTTTTTCCCGATAAAGGCGCGATCGTCGGTGCATTAGCGATGCGTTACACCGATCGACTCCACCACCGTTTCATGGAGTTAGATCCCGCTGAAATGGCAAATTTGAGCTTGGCTGCCTATGTCGATCGGATTGTCGATACTACGGCACAATTTTTCGCCGATTATCCTGGCTACCATTCGATTTTCATGCAGGTACAAGGCACGATTCCCGAACTAGAAGCGATCGAAAATGCGGCTGATACGCAATTAATTGAAGATTTGGCAGCATCTTTGTCTCGCTATCATTCGGGTTTAGCTACTGCCGATTATGAGGCGATCGCGTTTACATTAGTCAAAGCGATCGGGACTTTATTATGGTTATCGCTCAGTCAAGAACAGATTTTCCAACAACGGTTAGTTACCGAAACTAAACGATTGATGCTGAGTTATTTACAAAGTTATTTTGCAATGGATTAA
- a CDS encoding YdeI/OmpD-associated family protein produces the protein MELKDGIKTFYAKSRAEWREWLENNHQSERSVWLIIYRKQSNVPSIYYPEAVDEALCFGWIDSTPNKRDAESYYQFFAKRNPKSNWSKVNKLKVEKLLADNLMTAAGLASIELAKQTGTWTALDEVENITIPADLQLAFKRMSEKSNCFVCSG, from the coding sequence ATGGAACTAAAAGATGGCATCAAAACTTTTTATGCCAAATCTAGAGCAGAATGGCGCGAATGGCTAGAAAATAATCATCAATCCGAACGTTCTGTTTGGCTGATTATTTATCGAAAGCAAAGTAATGTGCCGAGTATTTATTATCCCGAAGCAGTTGACGAAGCATTATGTTTTGGTTGGATCGATAGCACGCCAAACAAACGCGATGCTGAAAGTTATTATCAGTTTTTTGCCAAACGTAACCCAAAAAGTAATTGGAGCAAAGTTAATAAATTGAAGGTCGAAAAACTGCTCGCTGACAATCTCATGACAGCAGCAGGATTAGCATCGATCGAGCTAGCAAAACAGACAGGTACCTGGACGGCGTTGGACGAAGTAGAGAATATTACTATTCCCGCCGATCTCCAACTTGCATTTAAGAGGATGTCTGAAAAGTCTAATTGCTTCGTTTGCAGTGGGTAA
- a CDS encoding YdeI/OmpD-associated family protein gives MAYWEGFSRSSKRGILEWILNAKKPETRQKRIDETVRLANENIKANH, from the coding sequence TTGGCTTATTGGGAAGGGTTTTCACGTTCTTCTAAGCGGGGGATTTTGGAATGGATTCTTAATGCCAAGAAACCAGAAACTCGCCAAAAGCGGATTGATGAAACGGTGAGATTGGCAAATGAAAATATTAAAGCCAATCATTAA
- a CDS encoding antibiotic biosynthesis monooxygenase family protein has protein sequence MPIISKANGLLAEFAIFPVTPENQTSLVERAIDNIQSTLKHQAGFGSGSVLRSRDGLRVTSYIQWIDSASYVATQPLANFDVPDVHLFEIFASEPKDSQLQLAPKMNGLINFGIFKMKQPEYQPRFVELFEYALEMVSGQTGLISTHAHRSLDGWRCINFGHWQSLEDFTAMDSNRPFSAIFQEMLDLANNEYQKTLHEVVFTT, from the coding sequence ATGCCCATAATTAGTAAAGCAAATGGTTTGCTGGCTGAGTTTGCCATCTTCCCAGTGACACCTGAGAATCAAACAAGTTTGGTAGAACGTGCAATTGACAATATCCAATCTACGTTAAAGCACCAAGCTGGATTTGGATCTGGCTCGGTGCTGCGTAGCCGCGATGGGTTGCGCGTCACTAGCTATATTCAATGGATCGATTCAGCATCATATGTTGCCACCCAACCGCTCGCAAATTTTGACGTTCCCGACGTACATCTGTTTGAAATCTTTGCCTCCGAACCTAAAGACAGCCAGTTGCAGCTTGCACCGAAAATGAATGGACTCATTAACTTTGGCATCTTTAAGATGAAACAACCCGAATACCAGCCTCGATTCGTAGAATTGTTTGAATACGCACTGGAGATGGTATCGGGACAAACGGGGCTGATTTCTACGCACGCTCACCGCAGTCTCGATGGCTGGCGGTGCATCAATTTTGGTCACTGGCAATCGCTTGAAGATTTTACAGCAATGGATTCCAATCGTCCATTCTCCGCCATTTTTCAAGAAATGCTGGATCTGGCGAACAATGAGTATCAGAAGACATTGCATGAAGTAGTTTTTACCACATAA
- a CDS encoding nuclear transport factor 2 family protein → MSKHTELQIIEIEERLRQAMLKSDLAELDALIAPELIFTGYLGQLVSKEQDLDMHRSGAIAIQSIMPSERQIQLNDGFSIVSVRMYMSSSYQGTQMEGNFRFTRVWAVSSVGLLQIVAGHVGMVAS, encoded by the coding sequence ATGAGTAAACATACCGAATTACAAATCATTGAAATAGAAGAACGTCTGCGACAAGCGATGTTAAAATCTGATTTGGCCGAGCTAGACGCACTCATTGCACCAGAGCTAATTTTTACTGGCTATCTAGGTCAACTAGTGAGTAAAGAACAAGACCTCGACATGCACCGATCGGGTGCGATCGCGATTCAGTCGATAATGCCTTCAGAACGGCAGATTCAACTCAACGATGGGTTTTCGATCGTTTCTGTCAGAATGTACATGTCGAGCAGTTATCAAGGCACTCAAATGGAGGGAAATTTTCGATTTACGCGGGTGTGGGCAGTTTCTTCAGTAGGATTGTTACAAATTGTCGCTGGACATGTGGGTATGGTAGCGAGCTAG
- a CDS encoding DUF2891 domain-containing protein, translating into MQPNSSNMDVRFATSFVKLVLDCIDREYPHSQLCWFDSDEDIKPPREVTPAFYGCLDWHSAVHGHWLLVRLCRCFPSAAFADSARAALDCSLTPAKIQGEIAHLQKRPFFECPYGFAWLLQLAMELREWDDPQAKAWLVTLAPLETVVATNFQLWLQKLVSPDRTGTHSQTAFALGLVLDWARSRSDRNFADAIATKARQFYLHDCNYPLQIEPLAYDFISPGLAEADLMRRLLAPIDFANWLSNFLPQFHTAEASQCLQPLQVENPNDYYQAHFRGLNLSRAWMLAGISSHLPVDDPRLAPLHTIADLHRQHGSLDVTSNCYASSHWVGTFAVYLATARGLGC; encoded by the coding sequence ATGCAACCAAACAGCAGTAATATGGATGTCCGGTTCGCTACCAGTTTCGTGAAGCTGGTACTCGATTGTATCGATCGAGAATATCCCCACAGTCAGCTTTGTTGGTTCGATAGCGATGAGGATATTAAGCCACCACGGGAAGTGACGCCTGCATTTTATGGCTGTCTGGATTGGCACTCTGCCGTCCACGGTCATTGGTTACTGGTACGGCTGTGTCGTTGTTTTCCTAGCGCAGCATTTGCCGATAGTGCCAGAGCCGCACTCGATTGCAGTCTCACTCCAGCTAAAATTCAGGGCGAAATCGCTCATTTGCAAAAACGTCCCTTTTTTGAGTGCCCGTATGGTTTTGCCTGGTTGTTACAACTGGCGATGGAATTGCGGGAGTGGGACGATCCTCAAGCCAAAGCCTGGTTGGTGACATTAGCACCTTTAGAGACGGTAGTTGCGACTAATTTTCAGCTCTGGCTGCAAAAATTGGTATCTCCCGATCGCACTGGCACTCACTCTCAGACTGCATTTGCGCTCGGACTAGTCCTCGATTGGGCACGGAGTCGATCCGATCGAAATTTTGCTGATGCGATCGCCACCAAAGCACGTCAATTTTATCTCCATGACTGTAATTATCCCTTACAGATCGAGCCACTAGCTTATGATTTTATCTCTCCTGGTCTGGCGGAAGCAGACTTAATGCGACGACTGCTCGCGCCGATAGATTTTGCTAATTGGCTGAGTAATTTTCTGCCCCAGTTCCACACAGCAGAAGCGAGCCAGTGCTTGCAACCCTTGCAGGTCGAGAATCCGAATGACTACTACCAAGCTCACTTTCGCGGCCTTAACCTCAGCCGTGCTTGGATGTTAGCGGGAATTAGTTCTCACTTACCCGTTGACGATCCTCGACTCGCTCCGCTACATACGATCGCAGATCTACATCGTCAACATGGCTCGCTTGACGTCACGAGCAATTGCTATGCCAGCAGTCATTGGGTAGGTACATTTGCCGTATATCTAGCTACTGCACGCGGACTGGGGTGTTAA